The following coding sequences lie in one Niabella agricola genomic window:
- a CDS encoding OmpA family protein, with protein sequence MKQLRNLSLGIALTGLTLAGCDSMNRTQKGAIIGTGGGAAMGAVIGKAAGNAGLGAIIGATVGGVTGAIIGKKMDKQAEEIKQQVPGAKVERVGEGITVEFNSAVLFGFDQSSLSGAAQNTLNDLITILNKYPDTDLEIQGHTDNTGTAKYNQALSERRASSVANYLGSHGISLERMTTKGYGFSVPKYSNDTPDGRAQNRRVEFVISANEKMKADAATEAKKG encoded by the coding sequence ATGAAACAACTGAGAAATTTATCCCTGGGAATCGCATTAACCGGTTTAACCCTTGCAGGTTGCGACTCCATGAACCGGACTCAAAAAGGGGCCATTATCGGAACCGGAGGGGGCGCTGCTATGGGAGCCGTAATTGGTAAAGCGGCAGGTAATGCAGGTCTTGGCGCTATTATCGGAGCTACCGTAGGCGGTGTAACCGGTGCCATTATTGGTAAAAAAATGGACAAACAGGCAGAGGAGATCAAGCAACAGGTGCCCGGTGCTAAAGTAGAACGGGTAGGCGAAGGAATCACCGTAGAATTTAACAGTGCCGTGCTGTTTGGCTTTGACCAGTCTTCCCTTTCCGGAGCGGCTCAAAACACCCTGAACGATCTGATTACAATCCTGAATAAATACCCCGATACCGACCTGGAGATCCAGGGCCATACGGACAATACCGGTACTGCCAAATACAACCAGGCCTTATCGGAAAGAAGGGCATCCAGCGTAGCCAACTACCTGGGCTCTCATGGCATTTCCCTGGAGCGCATGACCACTAAGGGATATGGCTTCAGTGTTCCCAAGTACTCTAATGATACCCCCGACGGCCGGGCACAGAACCGTCGTGTGGAATTTGTGATCTCTGCGAATGAAAAGATGAAAGCAGATGCAGCCACAGAAGCCAAAAAAGGATAA
- a CDS encoding porin family protein encodes MKKKNQLLKALMVAAAVSISGAAMSQVEIGLRAGANFSNATIKDANGKKADTKLNPGWHAGVTFDIPVADEFYVQPGALFSTKGFKTSGSGNIGGASFSGESKWNASYIEVPVNFIYKPELGTGKLLLGAGPYVAYGIGGKLKTTGDFSWGGVSGSSSDSRDLEFKNDYKDGSDNKVIYGKPFDAGANLLFGYEFANKLSFQLNGQLGLVNIVPKNDGTKPDAKMKNSGFGISVGYKF; translated from the coding sequence ATGAAAAAGAAGAATCAGTTATTGAAAGCGTTAATGGTAGCCGCTGCGGTGAGTATATCGGGTGCAGCAATGTCGCAGGTAGAGATCGGTCTTCGCGCAGGCGCTAATTTTTCAAATGCCACTATCAAAGATGCCAACGGTAAAAAAGCAGATACCAAACTGAACCCGGGCTGGCATGCCGGAGTAACCTTTGATATTCCGGTAGCGGATGAGTTCTATGTGCAGCCGGGCGCCTTGTTTAGCACGAAAGGTTTTAAAACTTCCGGTAGTGGAAACATTGGCGGAGCCAGCTTTAGCGGAGAATCAAAATGGAATGCTTCTTATATTGAAGTACCGGTTAATTTCATTTACAAACCCGAGCTTGGAACAGGAAAATTATTACTGGGCGCTGGACCTTATGTAGCTTATGGCATTGGTGGTAAATTAAAGACAACGGGCGACTTCTCCTGGGGCGGTGTAAGCGGCAGCAGTTCAGACAGCAGGGATCTTGAATTCAAAAATGATTACAAGGACGGATCTGACAATAAAGTCATTTATGGCAAACCATTTGACGCCGGTGCGAACCTGCTCTTTGGTTATGAATTCGCCAACAAACTGTCCTTTCAGTTAAACGGGCAACTGGGTCTTGTGAATATTGTACCCAAAAATGATGGTACAAAACCTGATGCCAAAATGAAAAACTCCGGATTTGGAATTTCCGTTGGATATAAATTCTAA